A DNA window from Dunckerocampus dactyliophorus isolate RoL2022-P2 chromosome 17, RoL_Ddac_1.1, whole genome shotgun sequence contains the following coding sequences:
- the surf2 gene encoding surfeit locus protein 2, whose amino-acid sequence MDALPADVKAFLLNHPFLELTDSQKIKCTLNGHEFPCNLAELQNFIKGKKYQKLSSQAEFNYSQYEPHVVPSSKQPNQLFCKLTLRHLNRLPHHVLKHVNGKRYKKALAKYEECVKQGIEFIPIRLQQKRPKFTDDDVCRGRTSKHGMWEPSSSGEDASDSEDSMSDLYPSSMFTLKNSAEENMEANEDDFQTDEDEEMEVDTQAVQKRKKVQGGGFQKKFKNNNWKGRNKKSAKVQNGK is encoded by the exons ATGGATGCATTACCAGCAGACGTCAAGGCTTTCCTCCTCAACCACCCTTTTCTTGAGCTCACCGACAGCCAAAAG ATTAAGTGCACACTGAACGGCCATGAGTTTCCATGTAACCTGGCAGAGCTGCAGAATTTCATCAAAGGGAAGAAATATCAGAAACTGAGCTCCCAAGCAGAGTTTAACTACAGCCAGTATGAACCACACGTTGTGCCAAGTTCTAAACAACC CAATCAGCTCTTCTGCAAGCTGACCCTCAGACACCTCAACCGACTGCCGCATCATGTTTTAAAACACGTCAATGGGAAACGCTACAAGAAGGCCCTCGCCAAAT atgaggaatgtgtgaagcagGGGATCGAATTCATTCCCATCAGACTCCAGCAGAAAAGGCCAAAGTTTACAGATGATGACGTCTGCCGGGGGCGCACCTCCAAACACGGCATGTGGGAGCCGTCCTCCAGCGGCGAAGACGCGAGCGATTCGGAAGACAGCATGAGTGACCTCTATCCCT CTTCTATGTTCACGTTGAAGAACTCAGCAGAGGAAAACATGGAAGCCAATGAAGATGACTTCCAAACAGATGAGGACGAAGAGATGGAGGTGGACACACAGGCTGTGCAGAAACGTAAAAAG GTCCAGGGTGGTGGCTTCCAGAAGAAATTCAAAAATAACAACTGGAAAGGCCGGAATAAGAAATCAGCAAAAGTTCAGAATGGAAAGTAA
- the bbln gene encoding UPF0184 protein C9orf16 homolog: MSGPNGDPDISIDDGIIEDGDEFTDEEFVAINSMLDQINSYLDDLEEKNDALNGKMHKLLESNRQARLEFRAQMLAKEEEDHRSGDSGESSPGTEDQHKETS; this comes from the exons ATGTCTGGACCCAATGGAGATCCTGACATCTCCATTGATGATGGCATCATTGAGGATGGAGATGAATTCACTGATGAAG AGTTTGTGGCCATCAACTCCATGCTCGACCAGATCAACTCTTACCTTGACGACCTGGAGGAGAAAAATGATGCCCTCAATGGCAAAATGCACAAGCTCCTGGAATCCAATCGGCAAGCCCGGCTGGAGTTTAGGGCCCAGATGCTtgccaaggaggaggaggaccacCGGTCTGGGGACAGCGGCGAGTCATCACCGGGCACTGAGGACCAGCATAAAGAGACAAGTTAA